From Nitrobacter sp. NHB1, a single genomic window includes:
- a CDS encoding L,D-transpeptidase, whose translation MMIRPILTVFAAVVAGAAGTSLASAQGYPPAPGPIYSASPSAYPEDDRPGAIDALPDSDGINDYQSSRGQNSAALPPPGPVMSPEDPRYGQPGPAPVYSDRGTSQRPVMSPDDPRYGQPGPARYPTRAPETVASTGGPAAGLAPPAPVGADGRPTPLSALPADEQPEVDQGGENQLAPRLRRQEVTFVTKEPAGTIVVDTSNTYLYYILGNNRAIRYGVRVGRDGFTWAGVQKISRKAEWPDWHPPTEMIERQPYLPRFMAGGPGNPLGARAMYLGSTVYRIHGTNQPSTIGKFVSSGCIGMLNEDVENLFDRVKVGTRVVVLPGGPPHTDTTASTQSAPGQPAPGSNAAPALQPPQTASLPGTQPATVAPLPAPVTIR comes from the coding sequence ATGATGATCAGACCCATTCTGACGGTTTTTGCGGCAGTCGTCGCTGGCGCAGCGGGAACCTCGCTCGCCTCTGCGCAGGGGTATCCGCCCGCGCCGGGCCCGATCTATTCGGCATCGCCCTCCGCATATCCGGAAGATGACCGTCCAGGCGCGATCGATGCGCTTCCCGATTCTGATGGGATCAACGACTATCAGTCGTCTCGGGGGCAGAATTCGGCGGCGCTGCCGCCGCCGGGCCCGGTGATGTCGCCGGAGGATCCGCGTTATGGTCAGCCCGGCCCCGCGCCGGTCTATTCGGATCGCGGGACGTCGCAGCGACCGGTTATGTCGCCGGATGATCCGCGTTACGGTCAGCCCGGCCCCGCGCGGTATCCGACGCGTGCGCCGGAAACGGTTGCTTCGACGGGCGGGCCAGCCGCCGGTCTCGCGCCGCCGGCTCCTGTAGGCGCGGACGGCAGGCCGACCCCGCTGTCGGCGCTGCCGGCGGATGAGCAGCCGGAGGTCGATCAGGGCGGCGAAAACCAATTGGCGCCAAGGCTGCGCCGTCAGGAAGTCACCTTCGTGACCAAGGAGCCGGCGGGCACTATCGTCGTCGATACGTCGAACACGTATCTGTATTATATTCTCGGCAACAATCGCGCGATCCGCTATGGCGTGCGCGTCGGCCGTGACGGCTTCACCTGGGCCGGCGTGCAGAAGATCAGCCGCAAGGCCGAATGGCCGGACTGGCATCCGCCGACGGAAATGATCGAGCGCCAGCCCTATCTGCCGCGCTTCATGGCCGGTGGCCCGGGCAATCCGCTGGGCGCCCGCGCCATGTATCTCGGCTCGACCGTTTATCGCATCCACGGCACCAACCAGCCGTCGACCATCGGCAAGTTCGTATCGTCGGGCTGCATCGGCATGCTGAATGAGGACGTCGAGAACCTGTTCGACCGCGTCAAGGTCGGCACCCGCGTCGTCGTATTGCCAGGCGGCCCGCCGCACACCGATACGACGGCCTCCACGCAGTCGGCGCCTGGTCAACCGGCTCCTGGATCGAACGCCGCGCCGGCTTTGCAGCCGCCGCAGACGGCAAGCCTGCCCGGAACCCAGCCGGCCACCGTGGCGCCGCTGCCGGCGCCGGTCACGATCCGGTAA
- a CDS encoding PAS-domain containing protein: MRFDWRMIVGPALATLVAITSIFVDRNVVAIPSALYVCIVALAASLGGTTSGLISAGIAVLASALLMTGHDAAATLPSLLHLVLLALTAGGTAVITGLLRRRMMSALKWREQHATAARLSGALDQIDIGVVLLDADTRAEFINRAFRTYFSLPDAKADSKPPFIALMYHGRDTGAFELPADELSHFIAERTKLMQAGDQTPINIKLRDGQVLRFSCTALPDGGRMLSYTPVTDLVRHTDDPADTDYYLSLRGGGHRSPIHRLRAAE, encoded by the coding sequence ATGCGCTTCGACTGGCGGATGATAGTTGGCCCGGCTCTCGCGACATTGGTGGCGATCACGTCCATCTTTGTCGATCGCAATGTCGTTGCCATTCCGTCAGCGCTGTACGTCTGCATCGTCGCACTCGCCGCATCGCTCGGTGGAACGACGTCCGGCCTGATCAGCGCCGGCATCGCTGTTCTGGCCTCGGCACTACTCATGACAGGCCACGACGCGGCTGCCACTCTTCCTTCCCTGCTGCATCTGGTGCTGCTGGCCCTGACCGCCGGCGGCACCGCCGTGATCACCGGATTGCTGCGTCGGCGGATGATGAGCGCGCTCAAATGGCGCGAGCAGCACGCGACCGCGGCACGGCTGTCCGGCGCTCTCGACCAGATCGACATCGGCGTGGTGTTGCTCGACGCAGATACCCGGGCCGAATTCATTAACCGCGCCTTCCGCACCTACTTCTCGCTGCCGGACGCGAAGGCCGACAGCAAGCCGCCATTCATTGCGCTGATGTATCACGGCCGCGACACCGGTGCGTTCGAATTGCCGGCAGACGAACTCAGCCATTTCATTGCCGAACGCACCAAGCTCATGCAGGCTGGCGACCAGACCCCGATCAACATCAAGCTCAGGGACGGTCAGGTGCTGCGCTTCAGTTGCACGGCGCTCCCGGACGGCGGCCGGATGCTGAGCTATACTCCGGTGACCGATCTCGTTCGTCACACCGACGACCCGGCCGACACCGACTACTACCTGTCGCTGCGCGGCGGTGGCCATCGCTCCCCGATCCATCGCCTGCGCGCAGCGGAATGA
- the sseA gene encoding 3-mercaptopyruvate sulfurtransferase, producing the protein MTSTADDPLVSTEWLAAHLGDAGVKLVDASFKMPGVLPLAVDDFLTAHIPGAVFFDVDAVSDRASPLPHMYPDAARFAHDAGALGISSGDTVVVYDSGGWVAAPRVWWMFLSFGHGDVRVLDGGLKKWRAEGRSLESGKASPKPGKFTARFDPAYVRSKAQLVSNLSSHREQVVDARAANRFDGSMAEPRPGLRSGHIPGSRNLPYNELFDAATGVMKPLDELRAAFTGAGLDLAKPLVTSCGSGVSAAVLTLALYRLGVRGSALYDGSWSEWGLQDGPPIAIGPA; encoded by the coding sequence ATGACCTCCACCGCCGACGACCCTCTTGTCTCTACCGAATGGCTGGCCGCGCATCTCGGCGATGCCGGCGTCAAGTTGGTCGATGCCTCGTTCAAGATGCCGGGCGTGCTGCCGCTGGCGGTCGACGATTTTCTCACCGCGCACATCCCCGGCGCGGTGTTCTTCGATGTCGATGCCGTTTCCGATCGTGCGTCGCCGCTGCCGCATATGTATCCGGATGCCGCGCGGTTCGCGCACGATGCCGGCGCGCTCGGGATTTCCTCCGGCGATACGGTCGTGGTCTACGATTCCGGCGGCTGGGTCGCCGCGCCGCGGGTGTGGTGGATGTTCCTGTCGTTCGGCCACGGCGATGTCCGTGTGCTCGACGGCGGCCTGAAGAAATGGCGCGCGGAAGGCCGCTCCCTTGAATCCGGCAAGGCATCGCCGAAGCCGGGCAAGTTCACCGCGAGGTTCGATCCGGCCTATGTGCGCAGCAAGGCGCAACTCGTGAGCAACCTGTCGTCGCATCGCGAGCAAGTTGTCGATGCACGCGCGGCCAATCGCTTCGATGGCAGCATGGCGGAGCCGAGGCCCGGCTTGCGTTCGGGTCACATCCCCGGCAGCCGCAACCTGCCGTACAACGAATTGTTCGATGCCGCGACCGGCGTCATGAAACCGCTGGACGAATTGCGCGCCGCTTTTACCGGTGCCGGTCTCGACCTGGCGAAACCGCTCGTCACCTCCTGCGGCTCCGGCGTGTCCGCCGCGGTGCTGACGCTGGCGCTCTATCGCCTCGGCGTGCGCGGCTCGGCGCTCTACGATGGATCGTGGTCGGAGTGGGGATTGCAGGACGGCCCCCCGATCGCCATCGGCCCCGCCTGA
- a CDS encoding BrnT family toxin, whose protein sequence is MIDLDRIAGFEWDDGNRRKSADKHDVSPTEAESIFFRDPLIVAEDEKHSGSEQRFNALGKTIEDRLLHITFTFRQNGTLLRVISARDMNRKERKIYEQA, encoded by the coding sequence ATGATCGATCTCGACCGGATTGCCGGATTTGAATGGGACGATGGCAACCGCCGGAAAAGCGCGGACAAGCATGACGTAAGCCCGACGGAAGCTGAAAGCATATTCTTCCGCGATCCGCTGATCGTCGCTGAAGATGAAAAGCATAGCGGAAGCGAGCAGCGCTTCAACGCGCTGGGAAAGACGATTGAAGACCGCCTGCTGCATATCACGTTTACATTCAGGCAGAACGGAACCTTGCTTCGCGTGATTTCGGCACGCGACATGAACCGAAAGGAGCGGAAGATCTATGAGCAAGCGTAA
- a CDS encoding NAD(P)-dependent oxidoreductase, which produces MSWLRTRRLVSRDDVARMTARGPIIDAAALQDRSVGDAGPKIFSQQPLPLEHPLRKLDNTVLTPHLGDVITENYRHYYIEMVEDIAAWLKGGPVQVLR; this is translated from the coding sequence ATGAGTTGGCTGCGCACCCGCCGTCTCGTATCGCGCGACGACGTCGCGAGGATGACCGCGCGCGGGCCGATCATCGACGCGGCGGCGCTGCAGGACCGCTCGGTCGGCGACGCCGGACCGAAAATCTTCTCGCAGCAACCGCTGCCGCTCGAACATCCGCTGCGCAAGCTCGATAACACCGTGCTGACGCCGCATCTCGGTGACGTCATCACGGAAAACTATCGGCACTACTACATCGAGATGGTCGAGGACATCGCCGCGTGGCTCAAGGGCGGGCCGGTGCAAGTGCTCCGGTAA
- the ettA gene encoding energy-dependent translational throttle protein EttA, translated as MARQFVYFMQGLSKTYPPNRKVLDNVHLSFYPDAKIGVLGVNGSGKSTLLKIMAGLDKDYSGEAWVAEGARVGYLEQEPQLDPAKTVRENVMEGVAKQKAILDRYNELAMNYSDETADEMTKLQDEIEAQGLWDLDSKVDQAMDALRCPPDEADVTKLSGGERRRVALCRLLLDQPELLLLDEPTNHLDAESVSWLEGHLRNYPGAILIVTHDRYFLDNVTGWILELDRGKGIPYEGNYSAWLVQKQKRLAQEGREDVAHQKTLAREQEWIASSPKARQAKSKARYQRYDDLLKQASEKQTQTAQITIPVAERLGQNVVDFEGLSKGFGDRELIDDLTFKLPPGGIVGVIGANGAGKTTLFRMITKQETPDKGTITVGESVHLGYVDQSRDALDGKKTVWEEISGNNEQILLGKKEVNSRGYCSSFNFKGADQQKKVGALSGGERNRVHLAKMLKSGANVLLLDEPTNDLDVDTLRALEEALEDFAGCAVIISHDRWFLDRIATHILAFEGDSHVEWFEGNFQDYEKDKMRRLGQDSVIPHRVKYKKLTR; from the coding sequence ATGGCGCGCCAGTTCGTCTACTTCATGCAGGGCTTGTCCAAGACCTATCCGCCGAACCGGAAGGTGCTGGATAATGTCCATCTGTCGTTCTATCCGGACGCCAAGATCGGCGTGCTCGGCGTCAACGGCTCGGGCAAGTCGACACTACTGAAGATCATGGCTGGCCTCGACAAGGATTACTCCGGCGAGGCCTGGGTCGCGGAAGGCGCCCGCGTCGGCTACCTCGAGCAGGAGCCGCAGCTCGATCCGGCCAAGACCGTACGCGAGAACGTCATGGAGGGCGTCGCCAAGCAGAAGGCGATCCTGGACCGCTACAACGAACTCGCGATGAACTATTCCGACGAGACCGCGGACGAGATGACGAAATTGCAGGACGAGATCGAGGCCCAGGGCCTGTGGGATCTCGACAGCAAGGTCGATCAGGCGATGGACGCGTTGCGCTGTCCGCCCGATGAAGCCGACGTGACGAAACTCTCCGGCGGCGAGCGCCGTCGCGTCGCGTTATGCCGCCTGCTGCTCGATCAACCAGAATTGCTGCTGCTCGACGAGCCGACCAACCATCTCGACGCCGAGTCGGTGTCGTGGCTGGAAGGCCACCTGCGCAACTATCCCGGCGCGATTCTGATCGTGACCCACGACCGCTACTTCCTCGACAACGTGACCGGATGGATCCTCGAACTCGACCGCGGCAAGGGCATTCCCTACGAGGGCAACTATTCGGCGTGGCTCGTTCAAAAACAGAAGCGTCTCGCGCAGGAAGGCCGCGAGGACGTCGCGCACCAGAAGACACTGGCGCGCGAGCAGGAATGGATCGCTTCCTCGCCGAAGGCCCGGCAGGCCAAGTCCAAGGCGCGCTACCAGCGCTACGATGACCTGCTGAAGCAGGCGAGCGAGAAGCAGACCCAGACTGCGCAGATCACCATTCCCGTTGCCGAGCGTCTCGGCCAGAACGTGGTCGATTTCGAGGGCCTGAGCAAAGGTTTTGGCGATCGCGAACTGATCGACGATCTGACCTTCAAGTTGCCACCCGGCGGTATCGTCGGCGTGATCGGCGCCAACGGCGCCGGCAAGACCACGCTGTTCCGCATGATCACGAAACAGGAAACGCCGGACAAAGGCACCATCACCGTCGGCGAGAGCGTGCATCTCGGTTATGTCGATCAGTCGCGCGATGCGCTCGACGGCAAGAAGACGGTGTGGGAGGAAATCTCAGGGAATAACGAGCAGATCCTGCTCGGCAAGAAGGAAGTGAACTCGCGCGGCTACTGCTCGTCGTTCAATTTCAAGGGCGCGGATCAGCAGAAGAAAGTCGGCGCACTGTCGGGCGGCGAACGCAACCGCGTGCATCTTGCGAAAATGCTGAAGTCCGGCGCCAACGTGCTGCTGCTGGACGAGCCGACCAACGACCTTGATGTCGATACCTTGCGCGCACTGGAAGAGGCGCTGGAGGATTTCGCCGGCTGCGCCGTCATCATCAGCCACGATCGCTGGTTCCTCGACCGCATCGCGACGCACATCCTGGCATTCGAAGGCGACAGCCACGTCGAATGGTTCGAGGGCAACTTCCAGGACTACGAGAAGGACAAGATGCGCCGGCTCGGTCAGGACAGCGTCATCCCGCACCGCGTGAAGTACAAGAAGCTGACGCGGTGA
- the brnA gene encoding type II toxin-antitoxin system BrnA family antitoxin, translated as MSKRKPVPAFKSEAEERKFWETHNSTDYVDWSKASHARFPNLKPSTTAISLRLPVSLLEQIKIAANKRDVPYQSLIKMWLAEKVG; from the coding sequence ATGAGCAAGCGTAAGCCCGTTCCGGCTTTCAAGAGCGAAGCCGAGGAACGTAAATTCTGGGAAACCCATAACTCCACCGATTATGTGGACTGGAGCAAGGCGTCGCATGCGCGCTTCCCGAACCTCAAGCCATCGACGACGGCGATTTCGCTGCGACTGCCAGTGAGTCTACTGGAGCAGATCAAGATCGCCGCCAACAAACGCGACGTGCCCTATCAATCGTTGATCAAGATGTGGCTCGCGGAGAAGGTGGGATAG
- a CDS encoding rhodanese-like domain-containing protein, with protein MTQTITRGIKALLEEANREIETMSVADVKAAVERGEAILVDIRDPRELEREGRIPGSFSCTRGMLEFWIDPESPYAKPVFQENKTFIFHCASGWRSALAAKTAQDMGLKPVAHLGGGFKAWRDAGEAVENVEPKAKS; from the coding sequence ATGACCCAGACGATCACGCGCGGTATCAAGGCGCTGCTCGAGGAAGCGAACCGGGAAATCGAGACCATGAGCGTGGCGGACGTCAAGGCGGCCGTTGAACGCGGCGAGGCGATCCTCGTCGATATCCGCGATCCGCGCGAGCTCGAGCGCGAAGGCAGGATTCCCGGCTCGTTTTCCTGCACCCGCGGCATGCTCGAATTCTGGATCGATCCTGAAAGCCCCTATGCCAAACCGGTCTTCCAGGAGAACAAGACGTTCATCTTTCATTGCGCCTCGGGCTGGCGCTCGGCGCTGGCGGCAAAGACCGCGCAGGACATGGGTCTGAAGCCTGTCGCGCATCTCGGCGGCGGTTTCAAAGCCTGGCGCGACGCCGGCGAAGCGGTCGAGAATGTCGAGCCGAAGGCGAAGTCATAA
- a CDS encoding GNAT family N-acetyltransferase, translated as MPWLQPVTLEGPHARLEPLSHDHRGALVEAVRDGELWKVWYTFVPAPENMGTEIERRLSLQASGTMLPFTVRDAEGRIAGMTTYMNVDVASCRVEIGSTWYAKRVQRTAVNTQCKLLLLAHAFEKLNCIAVEFRTHVFNQVSRRGIERLGARQDGILRNHQMSPNGTLRDTVVYSILPGEWPTVKAHLAYELNERPR; from the coding sequence ATGCCCTGGCTGCAGCCCGTCACACTCGAAGGGCCTCATGCGCGGCTCGAGCCGCTGTCACACGACCACCGCGGCGCCCTCGTTGAGGCGGTAAGGGACGGCGAGCTGTGGAAGGTCTGGTACACGTTCGTTCCCGCGCCGGAGAATATGGGGACCGAGATCGAGCGGCGGCTGTCGCTGCAAGCCTCCGGCACCATGCTGCCGTTCACGGTGCGGGATGCCGAGGGCAGAATCGCGGGCATGACCACCTACATGAACGTCGATGTCGCGAGCTGCCGGGTCGAGATCGGCTCGACCTGGTATGCAAAGCGCGTTCAGCGCACCGCCGTCAATACCCAGTGCAAGCTGCTGCTGCTTGCACACGCGTTCGAAAAGCTGAACTGCATCGCTGTGGAATTCCGGACCCACGTCTTCAATCAGGTCAGCCGGCGCGGCATCGAGCGGCTTGGCGCCAGGCAGGACGGCATCCTGCGTAACCATCAGATGTCGCCGAACGGGACGCTGCGGGACACCGTCGTCTACAGCATCCTTCCCGGCGAGTGGCCGACGGTGAAGGCGCATCTCGCCTACGAGCTTAATGAAAGGCCTCGATAG
- a CDS encoding GlsB/YeaQ/YmgE family stress response membrane protein, with amino-acid sequence MGIIVWLIVGAIAGWLAGVIVKGGGFGLIGNIIIGIIGAIVAGWLLPLFGVLIGGGFFAQVINAAIGAIIVLLIVSFIKRA; translated from the coding sequence ATGGGCATTATTGTGTGGCTGATTGTCGGCGCGATCGCGGGCTGGCTGGCTGGTGTGATCGTGAAAGGCGGAGGCTTCGGACTGATCGGAAACATCATCATCGGCATCATCGGCGCAATCGTCGCCGGATGGCTTTTGCCGCTGTTCGGAGTTCTGATCGGCGGCGGTTTTTTCGCCCAGGTCATCAATGCAGCTATCGGCGCGATCATCGTTCTCCTCATCGTGTCGTTCATTAAACGCGCCTGA